The following coding sequences lie in one Mycobacterium gordonae genomic window:
- a CDS encoding WXG100 family type VII secretion target → MDPALSYNFDAIEHSVHQEIHTTAARLNAALDELRSQIAPLQQLWTRQAAAAYQAEQLKWHQSATALNEILVQLGHAVRDGADEVAGADRRAAGSWSR, encoded by the coding sequence ATGGATCCGGCGCTGTCGTACAACTTCGACGCCATCGAACACTCTGTTCACCAGGAGATTCACACCACAGCCGCCCGCCTCAATGCGGCGCTTGACGAACTGCGCTCCCAAATCGCGCCGCTACAGCAGCTCTGGACCCGTCAGGCGGCCGCCGCTTACCAGGCCGAACAGCTCAAATGGCACCAGAGTGCGACCGCGCTCAACGAGATCCTCGTCCAGTTGGGACACGCGGTCCGCGACGGCGCCGACGAGGTGGCCGGCGCCGATCGCCGGGCAGCGGGCAGTTGGTCCCGGTAG
- a CDS encoding nuclear transport factor 2 family protein has product MADVQNLYRRWISELWAGHPVAAEIVTDDFVGHWPDRDVHGPAELTQIIEQTRSMLSDLAFAIEIGPLLDGDLVAGRWAGTGGGPDGPVRFTGNDILRLDADGQRFAEYWTGTSTG; this is encoded by the coding sequence ATGGCAGACGTACAAAATCTTTACCGGCGATGGATCAGCGAGCTGTGGGCCGGCCACCCCGTCGCCGCGGAGATTGTCACCGACGACTTCGTAGGTCATTGGCCCGACCGCGACGTGCACGGACCCGCCGAACTCACGCAAATCATCGAGCAGACGCGAAGCATGTTGAGTGATCTGGCTTTTGCCATTGAAATCGGCCCGCTGCTCGACGGCGACCTGGTCGCGGGCCGCTGGGCCGGAACCGGCGGCGGCCCCGACGGCCCGGTCCGGTTCACCGGTAACGACATCCTGCGACTCGACGCCGACGGCCAGCGGTTCGCCGAGTACTGGACGGGTACGTCGACAGGCTGA
- the eccCb gene encoding type VII secretion protein EccCb has protein sequence MVIEVEAPPEPPRSTSSGAGMLPVVMAVVTVGVTGAVFLNGSSAARNSAVLVVPAMMLASLALTVGRGRRRGTVVCGDRDEYLEYLRGVREQVAEVAAAQRASLIAAYPEPDTLWTLIGGTRMWPGPSAATEPCRVRVGVGSVALEPQLVAAAAPRRCDPVTVGALNRFVRTYSALPEAPVTLVLRPAQTLTVDGESGRVRGLLRAMVCQLAISRSPTQLLIIGAVADRAEWDWLKWLPHNQHPSATDLAGAARLVYSTLTEARDALATAASPHAVIVVDAPGDDDIAIAGATVLRVGGDAPSLTIRHSGRRGMPEAPDYLDRCDAVVCARLMANHADRQPRRRDDAAGLLGTDVDPVTWWHRQDRQQRLCVPIGTTCDGERVQLDIKEAAAQGIGPHGLCVGATGSGKSELLRTVALGMMARNSPAVLNLLLIDFKGGATFLDFARAPHVAAVVTNLADEAPLVARMREALAGEMNRRQQLLRTAGNFSSAEAYDLARPQGSAALPALFIIVDEFSELLSQHPDFAETFVTIGRLGRSLGMHLLLASQRLDEGRLRGLEAHLSYRICLRTLSAGESRAVLGTADAYELPSTPGAGLLRIASGELVRFQAAFVSGPSQAGGATGSVAPAVRRFTAVTVGDLQRTQPGRGPSVLQAVLDRLERLGPPAHQVWLPPLHAAPSLRALVNEAAPTPLAVPIGVVDQPYDQSRVSLTVDLSGAGGNVAIVGAPRSGKSTALRTLITALAATHGPGQVQFYCLDFGGGGLSALNDLPHVGAVADRTQPELVGRVAAEVESAVHAREVHLRDHGSVASLPDLFLVVDGWAGLREEFDAVADLIIALAARGLSYGVHVVIAATRWAEMRPALKDQLGTRIELRLGDPADSELDRRQARLVPTDRPGRGLCGDGLHMMIALPAREGLELRRGGPPAPPIPLLPRRVDYHTVIDDRENRIVLGLEERRLQPATVDFGQQPHLLILGDNGCGKTATLRTLCREIVRTHTSAQARLFLVDFRRTLLDVVTSEHLGGYLVSPAALDAALPELTGLLNARMPGAAVSQAQLRARSWWTGPEIYLVVDDYDLATASAANPLLALLEYLPYAMDLGMHVIIARRSGGAARALFEPLLAGLRDLGCMGLMMSGRAEEGPLLGSGSPVPLPPGRGTLITRPGVEQRVQVAWSPPA, from the coding sequence GTGGTCATCGAAGTCGAGGCCCCGCCCGAGCCGCCGCGATCGACATCGTCGGGCGCGGGGATGCTCCCGGTCGTGATGGCCGTGGTGACCGTGGGCGTCACCGGTGCGGTGTTCCTCAACGGCTCGTCGGCGGCCCGCAACTCCGCCGTGCTGGTGGTTCCCGCGATGATGCTGGCGTCGCTGGCGTTGACGGTCGGGCGGGGTCGTCGCCGGGGCACGGTGGTCTGCGGTGACCGTGACGAGTACCTCGAGTATCTGCGCGGAGTGCGCGAGCAGGTCGCTGAAGTCGCTGCCGCGCAACGTGCCTCACTGATCGCCGCCTACCCGGAGCCGGACACGCTGTGGACGTTGATCGGCGGCACGCGCATGTGGCCGGGACCCTCCGCCGCGACAGAACCGTGCCGGGTCAGGGTCGGTGTGGGCAGTGTCGCGCTCGAACCTCAACTGGTGGCTGCAGCCGCACCGCGTCGGTGTGATCCCGTCACCGTCGGCGCGTTGAATCGTTTCGTGCGAACATATTCGGCGCTTCCCGAGGCGCCGGTCACGCTCGTGCTGCGCCCCGCACAGACACTGACTGTCGACGGCGAGAGCGGCAGGGTGCGTGGATTGCTTCGTGCCATGGTCTGCCAGCTGGCGATCTCACGTTCTCCGACCCAGCTGCTGATCATCGGTGCGGTGGCGGACCGCGCCGAGTGGGACTGGCTGAAGTGGCTGCCGCACAATCAACATCCCAGCGCAACCGATCTGGCCGGAGCCGCAAGATTGGTGTACTCGACGTTGACCGAGGCGCGCGATGCGCTGGCCACGGCGGCGTCGCCTCATGCGGTGATCGTCGTCGACGCGCCCGGCGACGACGATATCGCCATCGCCGGCGCGACCGTGCTCCGCGTTGGCGGCGATGCGCCGTCGTTGACCATCCGGCATTCCGGCCGGCGCGGCATGCCGGAAGCGCCCGACTACCTCGACCGGTGCGACGCGGTGGTGTGTGCCCGTCTAATGGCGAATCATGCCGATCGCCAGCCGCGGCGGCGCGACGACGCGGCCGGCTTGCTCGGCACCGACGTCGATCCGGTCACGTGGTGGCACCGCCAAGACCGACAGCAACGCCTCTGTGTCCCGATCGGCACCACCTGCGACGGCGAACGCGTGCAGCTCGACATCAAAGAGGCGGCCGCGCAGGGCATCGGACCGCACGGCCTCTGTGTCGGGGCCACCGGATCGGGAAAGTCCGAGCTGCTGCGCACCGTCGCCCTGGGCATGATGGCGCGCAACTCCCCGGCGGTGCTCAACCTGCTGCTGATCGACTTCAAGGGTGGCGCAACATTTCTCGACTTTGCCCGGGCCCCACACGTGGCCGCGGTCGTCACCAACCTCGCCGACGAGGCGCCCCTGGTCGCGCGGATGCGGGAGGCGTTGGCGGGCGAGATGAACCGCCGTCAGCAGCTGCTGCGCACGGCAGGCAACTTCTCCAGCGCCGAGGCATACGACCTAGCCCGCCCGCAAGGGTCGGCGGCCCTGCCGGCGTTGTTCATCATCGTCGACGAGTTCTCCGAATTACTCAGTCAGCATCCCGATTTCGCGGAGACCTTCGTCACGATCGGGCGGCTCGGCCGATCCCTGGGAATGCACTTGTTGCTGGCCAGTCAGCGCCTGGACGAGGGGAGACTGCGTGGTCTGGAAGCCCACCTGTCCTATCGGATCTGTCTGAGGACCCTGTCCGCCGGCGAGTCACGCGCCGTGTTGGGCACGGCGGACGCCTACGAGCTGCCAAGCACCCCCGGAGCCGGGCTGCTGCGAATCGCCTCCGGGGAACTGGTTCGCTTCCAGGCCGCCTTCGTGTCCGGGCCGTCGCAAGCCGGAGGGGCCACCGGGTCGGTGGCCCCGGCGGTACGCCGCTTCACGGCCGTAACCGTCGGGGATCTACAGAGGACGCAGCCCGGACGCGGTCCGTCCGTTCTGCAGGCGGTTTTGGACCGGCTGGAGCGGCTGGGACCGCCCGCCCATCAGGTCTGGTTGCCCCCGCTGCATGCGGCGCCCTCTCTCCGGGCGCTGGTAAACGAGGCAGCACCAACGCCTTTGGCCGTGCCGATCGGTGTCGTCGACCAGCCCTACGACCAGTCGCGCGTCTCTCTGACCGTTGATCTGTCCGGTGCCGGCGGGAACGTCGCGATTGTCGGGGCACCCCGGTCGGGCAAGTCGACGGCGCTGCGCACCCTCATCACCGCGTTGGCCGCCACCCACGGGCCCGGGCAAGTGCAGTTCTACTGCCTGGACTTCGGCGGCGGCGGGCTATCCGCCCTGAATGACCTGCCGCACGTCGGCGCGGTCGCCGACCGGACTCAGCCGGAACTCGTCGGGCGCGTGGCCGCTGAGGTGGAGTCGGCCGTGCACGCGCGCGAGGTTCACCTTCGCGACCACGGGTCGGTGGCGTCCCTTCCCGACCTCTTCCTCGTCGTGGACGGCTGGGCAGGCCTGCGCGAGGAATTCGACGCGGTCGCCGACTTGATCATCGCGCTTGCCGCCCGGGGGCTTTCCTACGGCGTGCATGTCGTGATCGCGGCGACACGCTGGGCCGAGATGAGGCCGGCGCTCAAGGATCAACTGGGCACCCGCATCGAGTTGCGGCTCGGCGATCCCGCGGATTCCGAACTCGATCGTCGGCAGGCCCGCCTGGTGCCGACCGACCGTCCCGGTCGCGGACTCTGCGGCGACGGCCTGCACATGATGATCGCGCTGCCGGCGCGGGAGGGACTCGAGTTGCGCCGCGGCGGCCCCCCGGCGCCGCCGATCCCGCTGCTGCCCCGCCGCGTCGATTACCACACGGTCATCGATGATCGCGAGAACCGGATCGTGCTCGGCCTCGAAGAGCGCCGACTGCAGCCCGCCACGGTCGATTTCGGGCAGCAGCCGCATCTGTTGATTCTCGGCGACAACGGCTGCGGCAAGACCGCGACGCTGCGGACACTGTGCCGCGAGATTGTCCGCACCCACACCTCGGCGCAGGCCCGGCTGTTCCTCGTCGACTTTCGGCGCACCCTGCTCGATGTCGTCACGTCCGAACACCTCGGCGGATATCTCGTGTCGCCGGCGGCGTTGGATGCGGCGCTGCCGGAGCTGACCGGCCTGCTGAATGCGCGGATGCCCGGCGCGGCGGTCAGCCAGGCCCAATTGCGAGCCCGATCGTGGTGGACCGGGCCCGAGATCTATCTGGTGGTCGACGACTACGACCTGGCCACCGCGTCGGCCGCGAACCCGCTGTTGGCGCTGCTCGAATATCTGCCGTATGCAATGGATCTCGGAATGCACGTGATCATCGCCCGACGAAGCGGGGGCGCGGCACGGGCACTGTTCGAGCCATTGCTCGCCGGGCTACGCGACCTGGGGTGCATGGGGCTGATGATGAGTGGCCGGGCGGAGGAGGGCCCGCTGCTCGGATCGGGGTCGCCCGTACCGCTGCCGCCCGGTCGAGGCACCCTGATCACCCGCCCGGGCGTCGAGCAACGGGTGCAGGTGGCGTGGAGTCCGCCCGCGTGA
- the rpsI gene encoding 30S ribosomal protein S9, giving the protein MTETSLETTEVAEAVVESESFVFERPIQTVGRRKEAVVRVRLVPGTGKFDLNGRSLEDYFPNKVHQQLIKAPLVTVERLDSYDIYALLHGGGPSGQAGALRLGIARALIVANPEDRPALKKAGFLTRDPRATERKKYGLKKARKAPQYSKR; this is encoded by the coding sequence GTGACCGAGACCAGTCTGGAAACCACCGAAGTGGCAGAAGCCGTGGTCGAGAGCGAGTCGTTCGTGTTCGAGCGCCCCATCCAGACCGTCGGCCGCCGCAAGGAAGCCGTGGTGCGGGTGCGCCTGGTGCCCGGCACCGGCAAGTTCGACCTCAACGGGCGCAGCCTGGAGGACTACTTCCCGAACAAGGTGCACCAGCAGCTCATCAAGGCTCCCCTGGTCACCGTCGAGCGGCTGGACAGCTACGACATCTATGCGCTGCTGCACGGCGGCGGCCCGTCCGGCCAGGCCGGCGCGCTGCGGCTGGGCATCGCCCGGGCCTTGATCGTGGCCAACCCCGAGGACCGGCCGGCGCTGAAGAAGGCGGGCTTCCTCACCCGTGACCCGCGTGCCACCGAACGCAAGAAGTACGGCCTGAAGAAGGCCCGCAAGGCGCCTCAGTACAGCAAGCGCTGA
- the glmM gene encoding phosphoglucosamine mutase has translation MGRLFGTDGVRGVANRELTAELALALGAAAARHLASSTGPGRRVAVIGRDPRASGEMLEAAVIAGLSSEGVDALRVGVLPTPAVAYLTGAYDADFGVMISASHNPMPDNGIKIFGPGGHKLDDDTEDQIENLVAAGPGLRPVGAGIGRVLDAEDAAERYLRHVGKASTSRLDGLTVVVDCAHGAASAAAPSAYRAAGARVIAINAEPNGLNINERCGSTHLDALRAAVIAHRADLGIAHDGDADRCLAVDANGELVDGDTIMVVLALAMKEAGELASDTLVATVMSNLGLHLAMRAAGVTVHTTGVGDRYVLEELRAGDYSLGGEQSGHIVMPALGSTGDGIVTGLRLMTRMVQTGSSLATLAAAMQTLPQVLINVEVADKATAAVAPSVQTAVAQAEAELGDTGRILLRPSGTEPLIRVMVEAADQDIAQRLAITVADAVGAAG, from the coding sequence ATGGGTCGACTATTCGGCACCGACGGCGTTCGTGGAGTCGCCAACCGCGAGTTGACCGCCGAACTGGCGCTCGCGCTGGGCGCGGCTGCGGCACGGCACCTGGCCAGCTCCACCGGCCCGGGCCGTCGGGTGGCGGTGATCGGTCGCGACCCGCGGGCCAGCGGCGAAATGCTGGAGGCCGCGGTGATCGCGGGCCTGAGCAGTGAAGGCGTGGACGCGTTGCGGGTCGGGGTGCTTCCGACACCCGCCGTCGCCTATCTGACCGGCGCTTACGACGCTGACTTCGGCGTGATGATCTCGGCGTCGCACAACCCGATGCCCGACAACGGCATCAAGATCTTCGGCCCCGGGGGCCACAAACTCGACGACGACACCGAAGATCAGATCGAGAACCTTGTCGCAGCCGGGCCCGGCCTACGCCCGGTCGGCGCGGGAATCGGCCGGGTGCTCGACGCGGAGGATGCCGCGGAGCGCTACCTGCGCCATGTCGGCAAGGCCAGCACCAGCCGGCTGGACGGGCTGACGGTGGTGGTCGACTGCGCCCACGGTGCGGCCTCCGCGGCGGCGCCGAGCGCCTACCGCGCCGCCGGTGCCCGCGTCATCGCCATCAACGCCGAACCCAATGGCCTCAACATCAACGAACGCTGCGGCTCCACCCACCTGGACGCGCTGCGGGCTGCAGTCATCGCCCACCGGGCGGACCTGGGAATCGCGCACGACGGTGACGCCGACCGCTGCCTGGCTGTCGATGCCAACGGCGAACTGGTCGACGGCGACACCATCATGGTGGTGCTGGCCCTGGCCATGAAGGAGGCTGGGGAACTGGCATCCGATACGTTGGTGGCAACCGTGATGAGCAACCTTGGGTTGCACCTGGCCATGCGTGCCGCCGGCGTGACGGTGCACACGACCGGTGTCGGCGATCGCTACGTCCTGGAAGAACTGCGGGCCGGCGACTACAGCCTGGGTGGCGAGCAATCCGGCCACATCGTGATGCCGGCGCTAGGGTCCACCGGTGACGGCATCGTCACCGGGCTGCGGTTGATGACCCGGATGGTGCAGACCGGTTCGTCGCTGGCCACTCTCGCCGCGGCGATGCAGACGTTGCCGCAAGTGCTGATTAACGTCGAGGTCGCCGACAAGGCCACCGCCGCCGTGGCGCCCTCGGTGCAGACCGCGGTGGCGCAGGCCGAGGCCGAACTCGGCGATACTGGGCGAATCCTGTTGCGCCCGTCCGGAACTGAGCCACTCATCCGGGTGATGGTGGAGGCCGCCGACCAGGACATCGCGCAGCGGCTGGCCATCACCGTCGCCGACGCCGTCGGCGCCGCGGGTTAA
- a CDS encoding type VII secretion-associated protein, translating to MTGHRAVVAAGPVSVDRLCCTTVEYDERCLVALDAVDDPVALVDEQPVAVDTLWCAVLRGLVAGHRGVLVVHPSWWSAARVEVIATAARTVAGDDSAVRARSWLLAQPDSAIVVEIAERLVAVSGRDVVAVPRLGDEEVLVGEVARVIAGLTRRRVVIDAPGAVPGASRLARSIADAVTTVHPVATVEDTAVTRLARAAVPYGDEEPVRGRRSSARMISRLTVAGVTITAAAVALAAMTAENSRPATRVEPATVLVEGNLALTIPAGWLPQRVVAGPGSARVQVTSPADPEVALHITQTPTPGETMADAADRLRRAIDAEPAGIFVDFNPAGTGAGRPAVTYREVRAAHEVRWTVLLDGSLRISIGCQSRPAAQDAVRDACEQAVRTAHAVG from the coding sequence GTGACGGGACACCGCGCGGTCGTCGCGGCTGGACCCGTTTCTGTGGACCGATTGTGTTGCACCACAGTAGAATACGATGAACGATGCCTGGTGGCGCTGGATGCGGTGGACGACCCGGTGGCATTGGTGGACGAGCAGCCGGTCGCCGTCGACACGCTGTGGTGCGCGGTGTTGCGCGGGTTGGTCGCGGGGCACCGCGGTGTGCTCGTGGTGCATCCGTCGTGGTGGTCGGCGGCCCGGGTGGAGGTGATCGCCACGGCCGCGCGGACGGTGGCCGGCGACGACTCTGCCGTGCGGGCACGGTCATGGCTGCTCGCCCAACCGGATTCGGCGATCGTGGTGGAGATCGCCGAACGGCTAGTGGCCGTCTCGGGGCGCGATGTCGTCGCCGTCCCGCGACTGGGTGACGAGGAGGTCCTCGTCGGCGAGGTTGCCCGCGTGATCGCCGGCCTGACGCGGCGTCGTGTGGTGATCGACGCCCCCGGTGCGGTCCCGGGGGCATCGCGGCTGGCACGGTCGATCGCCGACGCGGTCACGACCGTGCACCCCGTCGCCACCGTCGAGGACACGGCGGTGACTCGACTGGCCCGAGCGGCCGTACCCTATGGCGACGAAGAACCGGTTCGGGGCCGGCGGTCCAGCGCTCGGATGATCTCGCGGCTGACGGTCGCAGGCGTCACGATCACCGCTGCGGCCGTGGCGCTGGCCGCAATGACCGCCGAGAATTCGCGACCGGCAACCCGGGTGGAACCGGCGACGGTTCTGGTCGAGGGCAACCTGGCACTGACGATCCCGGCCGGCTGGCTTCCCCAGCGGGTCGTCGCCGGACCGGGTTCGGCCCGGGTGCAGGTCACCTCGCCGGCTGATCCCGAGGTGGCATTGCACATCACCCAGACACCGACGCCCGGCGAGACGATGGCAGACGCCGCCGACCGGTTGCGCCGCGCGATCGACGCCGAGCCCGCCGGCATCTTCGTCGACTTCAACCCCGCCGGCACCGGCGCCGGCCGGCCGGCCGTGACCTACCGGGAAGTCCGGGCCGCTCACGAGGTGCGGTGGACGGTGCTGCTCGACGGGTCGCTGCGAATCAGCATCGGATGCCAGAGCCGGCCCGCGGCTCAGGACGCGGTCCGGGACGCCTGCGAACAGGCCGTGCGGACCGCTCACGCGGTGGGGTGA
- a CDS encoding WXG100 family type VII secretion target — protein sequence MNSPATTNTLATDFDLMRSIADTTDARGQEIRAMLHAFIGRISAVPPSVWGGLAAVRFKDVVDRWNAESTRLHRVLHDIAETIRHNEATLREAVATHADHIAAIGGDL from the coding sequence ATGAATTCGCCCGCAACCACCAACACCCTTGCCACCGACTTCGACCTGATGAGGTCCATCGCCGACACCACCGACGCCCGCGGCCAGGAGATCCGGGCGATGTTGCACGCGTTCATCGGCCGCATCAGCGCCGTGCCGCCCTCGGTGTGGGGCGGGCTTGCCGCGGTGCGGTTCAAAGACGTGGTGGATCGCTGGAACGCCGAGTCGACGCGGCTGCATCGTGTGCTGCACGACATCGCCGAAACCATCCGCCACAACGAGGCCACGCTGCGGGAGGCCGTCGCGACCCATGCCGACCACATCGCCGCCATCGGCGGAGATCTCTGA
- the rplM gene encoding 50S ribosomal protein L13 — MPTYAPKAGDTTRSWYVIDATDVVLGRLAVAAATLLRGKHKPTFAPNVDGGDFVIVINAEKVAISGDKLQSKMAYNHSGYPGGLRQRSIGELLQKHPDRVVEKAIVGMLPKNKLSRQIQKKLRVYAGPEHPHTAQQPVPFEIKQVAQ; from the coding sequence GTGCCCACATACGCGCCCAAGGCGGGTGACACCACGAGGTCGTGGTACGTCATCGACGCTACGGACGTCGTGCTTGGCCGCCTTGCCGTAGCGGCGGCGACGCTGCTGCGCGGCAAGCACAAGCCCACGTTCGCGCCCAATGTCGACGGCGGTGACTTCGTCATCGTCATCAACGCCGAAAAGGTCGCCATCAGCGGCGACAAGCTGCAGAGCAAGATGGCCTACAACCACTCGGGTTATCCCGGCGGTCTGCGTCAGCGGAGCATCGGTGAGCTGCTGCAAAAGCACCCCGACCGCGTGGTGGAGAAGGCGATCGTCGGCATGCTGCCCAAGAACAAGCTGAGCCGGCAGATCCAGAAGAAGCTTCGCGTCTACGCGGGCCCGGAGCACCCCCACACCGCTCAGCAGCCGGTTCCGTTCGAGATCAAGCAGGTGGCGCAGTGA
- the eccD gene encoding type VII secretion integral membrane protein EccD, which yields MPAYEPGLRRVTVHADSTSVDLTLPANIAVGELIPSIVGIVGGAAPGARYHLARLGASALPNSTTLGHNGVRDGAELVLSRQSPAPATVRYDDEADAVSAALGRPARSWQPKTAVLGAVCFTIAAALALIRYAAGAVPHADVAVATAGTATVIAVTTMVAILPIRRDPMACLTVSLVATMSAAVAGLLAVPGPPGAVNVLLAAMAAGVTAVLAIRISHCNIVILAATAVGSTIAAVAALAGVITGAPTQAVASVTAFVCLGLIEVAPRWSIRLTGLMPDIDRDHPRPESQLNAKARHAHTVLTSLRGGSAAAATIAAGIAALATHRAIASAAVTAAVLIVHARTDSARAPLFASAGIATLTTTLVILAIDLPRQAAWVAVLASAAAATAIYLGFVAPAVAPVGRRGVRALGCVALTLAAPVTCWTCGAFGAVRGLNLLRT from the coding sequence GTGCCTGCTTACGAACCGGGCTTGCGCCGCGTCACGGTGCACGCCGACAGCACCTCCGTCGACCTGACGTTGCCCGCCAATATCGCTGTAGGGGAGCTAATTCCGTCGATTGTCGGTATCGTGGGGGGTGCCGCACCGGGGGCGCGCTACCACCTGGCGCGGCTGGGAGCCTCCGCCTTGCCGAACTCGACGACGCTCGGGCACAACGGTGTTCGTGACGGCGCCGAGCTCGTGTTGAGTCGACAATCTCCGGCACCCGCTACCGTGCGCTACGACGACGAGGCCGACGCGGTGTCCGCGGCGCTGGGCCGCCCTGCACGGTCCTGGCAACCAAAGACGGCTGTGCTGGGCGCCGTGTGTTTCACCATCGCAGCCGCGCTGGCATTGATTCGCTATGCAGCCGGTGCCGTCCCACACGCCGACGTCGCGGTCGCGACGGCGGGTACGGCCACGGTCATCGCTGTGACGACGATGGTGGCGATACTCCCGATTCGCCGCGACCCGATGGCCTGCCTCACCGTCAGCCTCGTCGCCACGATGTCCGCGGCGGTCGCCGGTCTTCTCGCGGTTCCCGGCCCTCCCGGCGCTGTCAATGTGCTACTCGCCGCCATGGCGGCAGGCGTCACGGCGGTCCTCGCGATCCGTATAAGCCATTGCAACATCGTGATATTGGCAGCGACGGCGGTCGGCTCAACGATTGCCGCGGTGGCCGCGTTGGCCGGCGTCATCACCGGAGCGCCGACGCAGGCCGTCGCATCGGTGACCGCGTTCGTCTGCCTCGGACTGATCGAGGTGGCACCGCGGTGGTCGATCCGGTTGACCGGCCTGATGCCCGACATCGACCGGGACCACCCGCGGCCCGAGAGCCAACTGAACGCGAAAGCCCGGCACGCGCACACCGTGCTGACCAGTCTGCGCGGTGGATCCGCGGCGGCCGCCACGATCGCAGCCGGGATCGCCGCGCTCGCCACGCACCGCGCCATCGCGTCGGCCGCCGTCACCGCGGCCGTGCTGATCGTGCACGCCCGGACCGACAGCGCACGAGCACCGCTGTTCGCCTCCGCCGGAATCGCCACCCTCACAACCACATTGGTGATCTTGGCGATCGACCTTCCGCGGCAGGCGGCATGGGTCGCAGTGCTGGCATCAGCGGCGGCGGCCACCGCGATCTACCTGGGTTTTGTCGCGCCCGCGGTCGCGCCGGTCGGTCGCCGCGGCGTGCGCGCGCTGGGGTGCGTCGCACTCACCCTCGCCGCCCCGGTGACCTGCTGGACGTGTGGCGCGTTCGGCGCCGTTCGCGGCCTGAACCTGCTCCGCACATGA
- a CDS encoding LLM class F420-dependent oxidoreductase, with product MRIGIALDYSGGFHEAVDRVVELEKVGVAVAVVAEAYAFDAISQLGFLAARTSTVELASGVLPLYVRTPSLLAMTAAGLDYVSGGRFNLGIGTSGPQVIEGFHGIEFDAPLGRTREAVEICRQVWRREPLHYAGKHYQIPLPADRGTGLGKALKLINHPVREHIPISIAALGPKNVELTAEIAEGWQPAFYYPDKAHLVWGAALAAGTAKRDPALGRLDVMVGTALAIGDDVEDRFAWIKPQLALYIGGMGARGRNFYHDLATRYGFGEVADRIQELYLAGRKREAIDALPDELVRGVSLIGPRGFIAERLSVFAEAGVTTLLVRPATADAREAVHYVEQLLQLVP from the coding sequence ATGCGGATCGGGATCGCGCTGGACTATTCGGGGGGCTTCCACGAGGCCGTCGACCGCGTCGTCGAACTCGAGAAGGTCGGCGTAGCCGTGGCGGTGGTCGCCGAGGCGTACGCCTTCGACGCGATCAGCCAGCTCGGCTTTCTGGCTGCCAGGACGAGCACCGTCGAACTGGCCTCCGGTGTGCTGCCCCTCTATGTCCGGACGCCCTCGCTGCTGGCGATGACGGCCGCCGGACTGGACTACGTTTCCGGAGGCCGCTTCAACCTCGGGATCGGAACCTCCGGACCGCAGGTGATCGAGGGATTCCACGGCATCGAGTTCGACGCGCCGTTGGGCCGGACCCGTGAAGCGGTGGAGATCTGCCGGCAGGTATGGCGCCGGGAGCCGCTTCACTATGCCGGCAAGCATTATCAGATTCCCCTGCCCGCCGATCGCGGCACCGGCCTGGGCAAGGCGCTCAAGCTGATCAATCATCCAGTGCGCGAACATATTCCGATATCGATTGCGGCGCTGGGCCCCAAGAACGTCGAACTTACCGCCGAGATCGCCGAGGGTTGGCAGCCGGCGTTCTACTATCCGGACAAAGCCCACCTGGTGTGGGGTGCGGCGCTGGCGGCCGGTACCGCCAAACGCGATCCCGCGCTTGGTCGGCTGGACGTCATGGTGGGCACGGCGCTGGCGATCGGCGACGACGTCGAGGACCGGTTCGCCTGGATCAAACCGCAACTGGCCCTCTACATCGGCGGGATGGGCGCCCGGGGCCGCAACTTCTACCATGACCTGGCCACCCGCTACGGTTTCGGCGAAGTCGCCGACCGGATCCAGGAGCTGTATCTGGCCGGCCGCAAACGTGAGGCGATCGACGCGTTGCCTGACGAACTGGTGCGCGGAGTTTCGTTGATCGGCCCGCGCGGCTTCATCGCCGAACGGCTGAGCGTCTTCGCCGAGGCAGGGGTGACCACGCTGTTGGTCAGGCCGGCGACGGCAGATGCCCGCGAAGCCGTTCACTACGTGGAGCAACTGCTGCAACTGGTTCCCTGA